A window from Salvia miltiorrhiza cultivar Shanhuang (shh) chromosome 2, IMPLAD_Smil_shh, whole genome shotgun sequence encodes these proteins:
- the LOC131012955 gene encoding nuclear transport factor 2A-like isoform X2, with protein MNVCGSLALAMEEQAKVVGAAFVDHYYHLFDHDRTALISLYHPTSMLTFEGQRIQGADHISAKINQLPFDQCHHVISTVDCQPSAFAGGVVVFVSGSLQLEGEEHPLRFSQCRCFS; from the exons ATGAATGTGTGTGGTTCTCTGGCTTTAG ctatggaagaacaggccAAAGTTGTGGGAGCAGCCTTCGTCGACCACTACTACCACCTCTTCGACCACGACCGGACCGCCCTCATCTCGCTCTATCATCCGACGTCTATGCTCACGTTCGAGGGGCAGAGGATTCAAGGGGCCGATCACATCTCAGCTAAGATCAACCAGCTGCCGTTTGATCAATGCCACCATGTCATCAGCACCGTTGATTGCCAGCCTTCGGCCTTTGCCGGTGGCGTCGTTGTCTTTGTCAGCGGTAGCCTCCAGCTGGAGGGGGAGGAGCACCCCTTGAGGTTTAGCCAG TGCAGATGTTTCAGCTGA
- the LOC131012947 gene encoding probable dolichyl-diphosphooligosaccharide--protein glycosyltransferase subunit 3B, translating to MAISPTTVAVAALLLITYLSILTTPATSLSSDPLVAELSALQSQSPTGVIRLSDALLRRILSLPTPRPFHALIFFDAHQLHSKPELSLPTLKSEFALVSASFKSNNPDFKSKLFFFEIEFQESQSSFALFGVNSLPHIRLIPPSASDVKTDSVQMDAADYSRLADSMAEFIESRAKLTVGPIHRPPVVSKKQIAFIVVVILIWTPFFLKKLIAGNTIFHDKNIWMAGAVFVYFFSVSGAMFNIIRKMPIFIADRQDPSKLVFFYQGSGMQLGAEGFSIGFLYTIVGLLLAFVTHVLVRVKNKTVQRVVMLFVLFVSFWAVKKVIFLDNWKTGYGIHGYMPTSWQ from the coding sequence ATGGCGATCTCTCCGACCACGGTCGCCGTCGCCGCTCTCCTCCTCATCACCTACCTCTCTATCCTCACGACCCCCGCCACATCCCTCTCCTCCGACCCCCTCGTCGCGGAGCTCTCCGCCCTCCAATCCCAGTCCCCCACCGGAGTCATCCGCCTCTCCGACGCCCTCCTCCGCCGCATCCTCTCCCTCCCCACCCCGCGCCCATTCCACGCCCTAATCTTCTTCGACGCGCACCAGCTCCACTCCAAGCCCGAGCTCTCCCTCCCCACACTCAAATCCGAATTCGCCCTTGTTTCCGCCTCTTTCAAATCTAATAACCCTGATTTCAAATCCAAACTCTTCTTCTTCGAAATCGAATTCCAGGAATCCCAATCCTCCTTCGCCCTATTCGGCGTCAACTCCCTCCCCCACATCCGCCTCATCCCGCCGTCCGCATCCGACGTCAAGACGGATTCCGTTCAAATGGACGCCGCCGATTACTCGAGGCTGGCCGACTCCATGGCCGAATTCATCGAATCCAGAGCTAAGCTCACCGTCGGCCCAATTCACCGCCCCCCGGTCGTCTCGAAGAAGCAAATCGCATTCATAGTCGTTGTAATTTTGATCTGGACTCCGTTCTTCCTGAAGAAATTGATCGCCGGCAACACAATATTCCACGATAAGAACATTTGGATGGCGGGGGCAGTTTTCGTCTACTTCTTCAGCGTCTCGGGGGCGATGTTCAACATAATTAGGAAAATGCCGATATTTATCGCGGATAGGCAGGATCCATCGAAGCTGGTATTCTTCTACCAGGGGTCAGGGATGCAGCTTGGGGCCGAGGGTTTCTCCATCGGTTTCTTGTACACGATCGTGGGGCTGCTGCTGGCTTTTGTGACTCATGTATTGGTGAGGGTGAAGAACAAGACTGTGCAGAGGGTTGTGATGCTGTTCGTGCTCTTCGTGTCGTTCTGGGCCGTGAAGAAGGTGATTTTCTTGGATAATTGGAAGACAGGGTATGGCATTCACGGCTACATGCCTACGAGCTGGCAGTGA
- the LOC131012955 gene encoding nuclear transport factor 2-like isoform X1 produces MNVCGSLALAMEEQAKVVGAAFVDHYYHLFDHDRTALISLYHPTSMLTFEGQRIQGADHISAKINQLPFDQCHHVISTVDCQPSAFAGGVVVFVSGSLQLEGEEHPLRFSQMFQLIPTGEGSYFVQNDMFRLNYG; encoded by the exons ATGAATGTGTGTGGTTCTCTGGCTTTAG ctatggaagaacaggccAAAGTTGTGGGAGCAGCCTTCGTCGACCACTACTACCACCTCTTCGACCACGACCGGACCGCCCTCATCTCGCTCTATCATCCGACGTCTATGCTCACGTTCGAGGGGCAGAGGATTCAAGGGGCCGATCACATCTCAGCTAAGATCAACCAGCTGCCGTTTGATCAATGCCACCATGTCATCAGCACCGTTGATTGCCAGCCTTCGGCCTTTGCCGGTGGCGTCGTTGTCTTTGTCAGCGGTAGCCTCCAGCTGGAGGGGGAGGAGCACCCCTTGAGGTTTAGCCAG ATGTTTCAGCTGATTCCGACGGGGGAAGGGAGCTATTTCGTGCAGAACGACATGTTTCGCCTAAACTATGGTTGA